AAGCAGGAAACATCAGCTCATATATTTTTTGGGCATAGAGGTGGGTATGTTTCTTTTCATCCCTAAGATCCTTAATAGAAGGTCTCAAGTTCTTGTTAATATAGATGGGGTTATGTGGCAGAGAAGCAAGTTTAATCCACTGGAAAGATGGCTTTTAAAGATAAATCATGATATGGCAACTGTATTTGCAGATAAAATAATTGTAGATGCTCAGGCAATGAAAAATTATGTGGATAAGAAATATCTGGACAAAACCAGTTACCTTTCCTATGGGATCGATGTCCCTAAGAGAGTTACCTGGAATGGTGAATCCTTGAAGCTTCTTAAAACTTATACTTCAATTGAGATTAACCCTGGAAATTATTATCTTGTGGTAGCACGATTAGAACCAGAAAACAACATTCATGCAATAATAGATGCATTTATTCAGGCTGAAATTCCTATTCCATTGGTAATAGTTGGAGATTTCACAAGTGAAGATTATAAAGAAGAGATTGAAGCTATAGCAGAAGAGTGCACTCAACCTGGAGTAATATTTTTAGGATCGATCTATAATCAAAAACTTCTGGACATGCTTCGGCAGAACTGCTGTGCATATATTCATGGTCATTCAGTGGGAGGAACCAATCCTTCTCTTTTAGAGGCTGCAATTTCTAGAAATATAATTATAGCGCATGATAATCAGTTTAACCGTGAAGTTTGCGGAACATCGGCAGTTTACTTTAAAAATGAAATAGAACTCTCTAGAAAAATGAAATCAGTTTATAAACATCAGCAGAGTTATCTTAAGCTCAAGGATGACGTTTACTATAGGGTAAAAAATAATTATTTATGGGACAGGATTACAGAGGGCTATCTTTCTCTTTTCCAGATAATCAATGAAGAATTTATCACACACAGGGAGATGGATTATGACCAAAAAGATGAAGCATGATTACTGTGATTTATGTGGTTCCAGGCTTCATAAATTGGTCTTTACTAATCATGATCGCATGTTTCCTGAAATTGAAGGAGAATTTAAGATATATCAATGCCAGAATTGTGGACTTTCATTTTTAAATCAACCCAGTCCTGAAGAGCTTAAAAAACATTATTCTACAGGTTATTCCATTTACTCTGATTTAAATGGTCCATCCCACTCCAGAAAAATTTTCACATTGATTGAAACATTATATCATTATATTCAAAAAAATAATAACCTGGGATTTTTAAGGGTATTCAGATTTTTACTTTCACCGTTTTCATCCTATTTCAGGACTGTAAAAGTTGTTGAAAACGGTAAATATCTAGATATTGGTTGTGGAATTGGCTATTTCCCTTTAGTCATGAAATATCTTGGAATGAAACCTCATGGGGTAGAACCAGTTGATTTCAACCAGGAATTATCCCAAAACTATAGCTTAAA
This genomic window from Methanobacterium veterum contains:
- a CDS encoding DUF1972 domain-containing protein; this encodes MKIAIIGCRGIPAKYGGFETFAQGLTENLVKNGYDVTVSCEHEPLQSRKDDYMGAKLEYFPIKPPKNYFLRKIYENLSDIYFLIKLSRKHQLIYFLGIEVGMFLFIPKILNRRSQVLVNIDGVMWQRSKFNPLERWLLKINHDMATVFADKIIVDAQAMKNYVDKKYLDKTSYLSYGIDVPKRVTWNGESLKLLKTYTSIEINPGNYYLVVARLEPENNIHAIIDAFIQAEIPIPLVIVGDFTSEDYKEEIEAIAEECTQPGVIFLGSIYNQKLLDMLRQNCCAYIHGHSVGGTNPSLLEAAISRNIIIAHDNQFNREVCGTSAVYFKNEIELSRKMKSVYKHQQSYLKLKDDVYYRVKNNYLWDRITEGYLSLFQIINEEFITHREMDYDQKDEA
- a CDS encoding class I SAM-dependent methyltransferase, whose protein sequence is MTKKMKHDYCDLCGSRLHKLVFTNHDRMFPEIEGEFKIYQCQNCGLSFLNQPSPEELKKHYSTGYSIYSDLNGPSHSRKIFTLIETLYHYIQKNNNLGFLRVFRFLLSPFSSYFRTVKVVENGKYLDIGCGIGYFPLVMKYLGMKPHGVEPVDFNQELSQNYSLNISNCTLEEAKYNDEYFDFITLNHVFEHVPNPSQTMKEIYRILKPGGHLIIAVPVSDSLASKVFGKYWAQLDTPRHLYLFSTSVLKKYAKKYNFDILEIRYNSDPRYQIISSFIYFWESFRGKKSRRILIHNLYLNMLLIPLTTILNLFKIGDQCEIILKKQHS